Proteins from a genomic interval of Treponema succinifaciens DSM 2489:
- a CDS encoding DUF3289 family protein: MSEIEETSKVINDDIGSWYFGYTLLKSTKLDITNYRIFKLTSWIKKRNQINEIIKKGKSIIIAKNEIDIALILGLETDVTNEEKSEDIDNSFSYIQINNTPEYLYGTTHRPGLKNDKELADDMIIGDKSESYFNNIKDKKGKDIDFSSILKHKTEPDKLFKIMKSNLNNFSMFELDDVLSEWIDFFKRKVLVSYGQDFTFRKKENSNLTQKIKEHEKTKDMIKRIKDILEKELTKKDVKGDIYQLLLEIKKNKNNAFYKELHWGTNLENDRTPNYSTNTDSLMGLRILINDVWGYDIEIEKYKIEDSEISGTLIIKFFDNFGLDDDDISKFGNKLNGDGFKAWYFIQHYNGFTKVEGFGKTCYQPFITQATVKEEFCFKYE, encoded by the coding sequence ATGAGTGAAATTGAAGAAACATCAAAAGTGATTAATGATGATATTGGAAGTTGGTATTTTGGCTATACGCTTTTAAAATCAACAAAGCTAGATATAACAAATTATCGAATATTTAAATTAACATCTTGGATTAAAAAAAGAAATCAAATAAATGAAATAATAAAAAAAGGAAAATCTATTATTATAGCAAAAAATGAAATTGATATAGCCTTGATTTTAGGATTAGAAACTGATGTTACAAATGAAGAAAAGTCAGAAGATATAGATAACAGTTTTTCATATATACAAATTAATAATACTCCTGAATATTTATATGGAACTACTCATAGACCTGGTCTAAAAAATGATAAAGAATTAGCTGATGATATGATTATTGGTGATAAATCTGAAAGTTATTTTAATAATATAAAAGATAAGAAAGGTAAAGATATTGATTTTTCATCAATTTTAAAACATAAAACAGAACCAGATAAACTTTTTAAAATTATGAAAAGTAATTTAAATAATTTTTCTATGTTTGAATTAGATGATGTATTATCTGAATGGATAGATTTTTTCAAACGAAAGGTTCTTGTTTCATATGGTCAAGATTTTACATTTAGAAAAAAAGAGAATTCAAATTTAACGCAGAAAATAAAAGAACATGAAAAAACAAAGGATATGATTAAAAGAATAAAAGATATCTTAGAAAAAGAATTAACCAAAAAAGATGTAAAAGGTGATATTTATCAATTACTATTGGAAATAAAGAAAAATAAAAATAATGCTTTCTATAAAGAATTGCATTGGGGAACTAACCTTGAAAACGATAGAACTCCAAATTATAGTACAAACACAGATTCTTTAATGGGGTTAAGAATTCTGATAAATGATGTCTGGGGATATGATATTGAAATTGAAAAATACAAAATTGAAGATTCAGAGATATCAGGAACATTAATAATAAAATTTTTTGATAATTTCGGATTAGATGACGACGATATTAGTAAATTTGGAAATAAATTAAATGGAGATGGTTTTAAGGCCTGGTATTTTATTCAACATTATAATGGCTTTACGAAAGTTGAGGGATTTGGCAAAACATGCTATCAACCATTTATTACGCAAGCAACTGTAAAAGAGGAATTTTGTTTTAAATATGAATAA